In Brevibacillus brevis, a genomic segment contains:
- a CDS encoding HAMP domain-containing sensor histidine kinase, whose product MFTRWPLSRKQPVKAVPLLRYWTWRYAMILLIMLLCIALFGIYWLRKNTMEQQFEILEARTSLLADSFSKVVEAVPAASLTTIIKRGSVSQSTVIAGPASPPAAIKAPGSPTDATTAAMQVKILPAVPLNHVVQIYDEANKQVLSPDSSKVIGVKISTLPAPATPASGQKETREVLKTEDGTWLRVGVPYYQQHTLAGMYYVSTRLNTDTVDTYIMIMVSIGVIMLCGWGVVYVLSRSLTLPLRQLAVAAEQVSAGNYRPKLPDSTRIKESEISQLVHSFDDMANRLGQLERMRTDLLAGVSHELRTPVTSIRGMIQAVKDGVVTGREAEEFMQISMDEAKRLQDMVNDLLDFASMEAGAIAKNVSTVHLAPFLNQLISQWHAVPDHSDLDVTLTGLPEELVWSGDKAHLTQILLNLMNNSAAAGASRIELAVASGRQLLTIDVTDDGKGIPSGEVPFIFERYYRGDSKRKKKHGLGLGLTICRMLATANGGDVKLLETSEQGTSFRITLSHPA is encoded by the coding sequence GTGTTTACTAGGTGGCCGCTGTCCAGAAAGCAGCCCGTCAAGGCCGTCCCCCTTCTGCGGTACTGGACGTGGCGATACGCGATGATTTTGCTCATCATGCTGCTCTGCATCGCATTGTTCGGCATTTACTGGCTCCGGAAAAACACGATGGAGCAGCAGTTCGAGATATTGGAGGCGAGAACCTCGCTTCTGGCCGATTCTTTTTCCAAGGTCGTCGAGGCTGTTCCGGCCGCAAGTTTGACGACGATTATCAAACGGGGGTCTGTCTCGCAGTCCACCGTCATTGCCGGTCCCGCGAGCCCCCCCGCTGCCATCAAGGCACCGGGCTCCCCCACGGATGCCACGACAGCGGCCATGCAGGTGAAAATCTTGCCTGCCGTTCCGCTCAACCACGTCGTGCAAATCTACGACGAGGCCAACAAACAGGTCCTGAGCCCGGATAGCAGCAAAGTCATCGGCGTGAAGATCAGCACATTGCCTGCTCCCGCCACACCGGCAAGCGGTCAAAAGGAAACCCGGGAAGTCCTCAAAACCGAGGATGGCACGTGGCTGCGCGTCGGTGTCCCGTATTACCAGCAGCATACGCTGGCCGGAATGTACTACGTCAGCACCCGTCTCAACACCGATACGGTGGACACGTACATCATGATCATGGTGTCCATCGGTGTGATTATGCTCTGCGGATGGGGTGTCGTCTACGTCCTATCCCGCTCGCTCACCCTGCCTCTGCGGCAGCTGGCGGTGGCAGCCGAGCAGGTTTCCGCCGGCAACTACCGTCCCAAGCTACCCGACTCCACCCGGATCAAGGAGTCAGAGATCAGCCAGCTCGTCCACTCCTTTGACGACATGGCAAATCGGCTCGGCCAGCTGGAGCGCATGCGCACCGATCTCTTGGCCGGCGTCTCCCATGAGCTGCGCACGCCTGTCACGTCCATACGCGGGATGATCCAGGCGGTCAAAGACGGAGTCGTGACCGGGAGGGAAGCCGAGGAATTCATGCAAATCAGTATGGACGAGGCCAAGCGACTTCAGGATATGGTCAACGACCTGCTGGACTTTGCCTCCATGGAGGCAGGGGCCATTGCGAAAAACGTCTCGACCGTGCACCTCGCCCCCTTCCTGAACCAGCTTATCTCGCAGTGGCATGCGGTGCCCGACCATTCGGACCTGGACGTAACGCTGACCGGTTTGCCCGAAGAGCTGGTCTGGAGCGGAGACAAGGCGCATCTTACCCAAATTTTGCTCAATCTCATGAACAACAGCGCGGCTGCCGGCGCCTCCCGGATCGAGCTGGCAGTCGCGTCTGGCCGGCAGCTTTTAACCATCGACGTCACGGACGACGGCAAAGGTATTCCCTCTGGGGAAGTCCCTTTTATTTTCGAACGGTATTACAGAGGGGACAGCAAGCGAAAGAAGAAGCACGGACTGGGTCTTGGCCTGACGATCTGCCGCATGCTCGCGACCGCGAACGGCGGCGATGTCAAACTGCTGGAAACCTCCGAGCAGGGCACTTCCTTTCGCATCACCCTTTCCCATCCTGCATAA
- a CDS encoding response regulator transcription factor encodes MKRVLVIEDELPIARLVQVYLERAGYEVKWNEGNESTMEDFLSWKPELVLLDLTLPALDGMEILAKIREYGSCPLIIVTARGTVPDKLQGLTQGADDYIAKPFDPDELIARVQAVLRRSAYLAEGKTVRLGSLTIDFSAQLALLGKEPLSLIPRDWQLLAFFARHPNQCFSRDHLLDQVWGMDFVGGDRSVDTAVKRLRRALQSWCGVEGDIITIRGTGYSLRVY; translated from the coding sequence GTGAAACGTGTTCTCGTCATAGAAGACGAACTGCCGATTGCCCGATTGGTCCAGGTCTATCTGGAACGGGCTGGCTACGAAGTCAAATGGAACGAAGGAAATGAATCAACCATGGAGGACTTCCTCTCCTGGAAGCCTGAGCTGGTGCTGCTCGACCTGACGCTTCCCGCCCTCGATGGCATGGAGATTCTGGCGAAAATCCGGGAGTACGGCAGCTGTCCCCTCATCATCGTGACCGCCCGGGGCACTGTTCCGGACAAGCTGCAAGGTCTTACTCAGGGGGCGGATGACTACATTGCAAAGCCGTTCGATCCTGATGAACTGATTGCCCGCGTGCAGGCCGTTCTGCGCCGGTCGGCCTATTTGGCGGAGGGAAAGACGGTCCGGCTCGGCAGCTTGACGATCGACTTCAGCGCCCAGCTGGCTTTGCTCGGCAAAGAACCGCTTTCGTTGATCCCGCGAGACTGGCAGCTGCTTGCCTTTTTCGCACGGCATCCGAATCAATGCTTTAGCCGCGATCATTTGCTCGACCAAGTATGGGGGATGGATTTCGTAGGAGGGGACCGGTCCGTAGACACTGCAGTGAAGCGGCTGCGCCGGGCATTGCAAAGCTGGTGCGGCGTAGAAGGGGACATCATTACGATCAGAGGAACGGGGTACAGTCTGCGTGTTTACTAG
- a CDS encoding PTS sugar transporter subunit IIA, whose protein sequence is MNNMLTTEKILMNAKAANKEEAIRLAGELLVKGGHVHPAYVEKMQEREQLATTYIGSGVAIPHGTNESKQEILSTGISIVQIPDGVDFGEGNTAYLLIGIAAVGDEHLEVLSNIAVICSEEENVARAVSAKTPEEIIALFAEGV, encoded by the coding sequence ATGAACAACATGCTGACGACAGAAAAAATCTTGATGAATGCAAAAGCGGCGAACAAAGAGGAAGCGATCCGCCTGGCAGGGGAGCTGCTCGTCAAGGGCGGCCACGTACACCCCGCTTATGTAGAAAAGATGCAGGAAAGAGAGCAGCTCGCGACTACTTACATCGGTAGCGGAGTGGCGATTCCCCACGGTACGAATGAATCGAAGCAGGAGATTTTGTCGACCGGCATTTCCATCGTGCAAATTCCGGACGGCGTCGATTTCGGCGAAGGGAACACCGCTTATCTGCTGATCGGCATTGCTGCAGTCGGGGATGAGCATCTGGAGGTCCTGTCCAATATTGCGGTGATTTGCTCGGAGGAAGAAAACGTGGCCCGTGCCGTCTCGGCCAAGACACCGGAAGAGATTATTGCCCTGTTTGCAGAAGGGGTGTGA
- a CDS encoding mannitol-1-phosphate 5-dehydrogenase, whose protein sequence is MLAVHFGAGNIGRGFIGQLLSHAGYEVVFVDVNQAIVDELNKRRCYRVQLAMEGTPVSYVEGVRAIAGQDVEAVAETIAQADLVTTAVGPHILPHIAGSIAQGISRRLQVNPRPLNVIACENMIGGSAKLKEHVYGHLPKEAVSAADEWIAFPNAAVDRIVPVQQHEDKLLVMVEPFFEWVVDQSQMVGEPPAIEGVTYVNDLAPYIERKLFTVNTGHAVIAYLGYQFGYETIDEALHDEEISQAVKGALRETGALLVEKYGFGKETHEAYVEKIVGRYANPLLSDHVTRVARSPIRKLSPNDRLVGPALQCEERGLDSKYLGLAIAAALLFDFPEDPEAMQLQSDQKQYGLEHVMRTTAGIPAGSPLEASVLGHVRSLQERFHSNKER, encoded by the coding sequence ATGCTGGCTGTGCATTTTGGAGCGGGAAACATCGGCAGGGGCTTTATCGGTCAATTGCTGAGCCACGCGGGCTACGAAGTCGTCTTTGTCGACGTCAACCAGGCCATCGTCGATGAGTTGAACAAACGACGCTGTTACCGGGTCCAACTCGCGATGGAAGGGACGCCGGTCTCCTACGTGGAGGGCGTACGCGCGATTGCCGGACAGGATGTGGAAGCGGTGGCGGAGACGATTGCGCAGGCCGATCTGGTCACCACTGCGGTCGGCCCGCACATTCTTCCCCATATCGCCGGTTCTATCGCACAGGGTATTTCCCGCAGGCTGCAGGTGAACCCCCGTCCGCTGAACGTCATCGCTTGCGAAAACATGATCGGCGGAAGCGCCAAACTGAAGGAGCACGTTTACGGACATTTGCCGAAAGAAGCCGTGTCCGCTGCGGACGAATGGATCGCTTTCCCCAATGCGGCAGTTGACCGCATCGTTCCCGTCCAGCAGCATGAGGACAAATTGCTGGTTATGGTCGAGCCGTTTTTCGAATGGGTCGTGGATCAGTCCCAGATGGTGGGAGAGCCTCCTGCGATCGAAGGAGTCACCTATGTAAATGACTTGGCTCCCTACATCGAGCGAAAGCTGTTCACGGTAAACACCGGCCACGCTGTCATCGCCTACCTGGGCTATCAGTTTGGCTATGAGACCATCGACGAGGCGCTCCACGACGAGGAGATCAGCCAGGCCGTCAAGGGAGCTCTCCGGGAGACCGGCGCCTTGCTGGTGGAAAAATACGGTTTCGGGAAGGAAACTCATGAAGCGTATGTAGAAAAGATAGTGGGGCGATATGCCAATCCGCTGTTGTCCGATCACGTCACACGCGTAGCGCGGTCGCCGATCCGCAAGCTGTCACCGAATGACCGACTCGTGGGCCCGGCGCTGCAATGCGAGGAGCGAGGCCTGGACTCGAAGTATTTGGGCTTGGCCATTGCGGCAGCTTTGTTGTTTGATTTTCCAGAAGATCCTGAGGCTATGCAGCTTCAGTCCGATCAAAAACAGTACGGCTTGGAACACGTCATGCGCACGACAGCTGGCATCCCCGCTGGAAGCCCGCTCGAGGCCAGCGTGCTTGGCCATGTCCGCTCGCTTCAGGAGAGGTTCCATTCAAACAAAGAAAGGTAG
- a CDS encoding BMC domain-containing protein translates to MRAHSYSLGMIETLGLPALIAAADAAAKAADVKVVTYEGADAGIVTVYVIGDVSSVQSAVDAGADAARRVGRLLHSHVIPRPDENVPKMIKNLMNSTESKQEKATEQQQAASGLAEQSIGDLRRLARSYADFPLSSQEISTAKKEDLIRLLEEKQKGGGEEKQ, encoded by the coding sequence ATGCGCGCTCATTCATACTCACTCGGCATGATTGAAACGTTGGGCTTGCCCGCCCTGATCGCCGCCGCAGACGCCGCAGCAAAAGCTGCCGACGTCAAGGTCGTCACGTACGAAGGCGCGGATGCGGGGATCGTGACGGTATACGTCATCGGAGATGTGTCCTCCGTACAGTCTGCCGTCGACGCCGGGGCCGATGCGGCAAGACGTGTCGGAAGATTGCTTCATTCGCACGTCATCCCGCGCCCTGACGAGAATGTACCGAAAATGATCAAAAATCTGATGAATTCCACGGAATCCAAGCAGGAGAAGGCGACCGAACAGCAGCAGGCAGCATCCGGACTCGCAGAGCAGTCGATCGGCGATCTGCGGAGGCTCGCCCGCAGCTACGCGGACTTCCCGCTTTCTTCCCAGGAGATCAGCACGGCGAAAAAAGAAGATCTTATCCGCCTCCTGGAAGAGAAGCAAAAAGGGGGAGGTGAAGAGAAGCAATGA
- a CDS encoding HPr family phosphocarrier protein, giving the protein MVQKNIVVQLSQGLHARPAATFVKVATSFASEIKLLKKEKTVNGKSIMGIMAAAIGKGEEITLIADGLDENEAIAALEKVLTAQD; this is encoded by the coding sequence ATGGTACAGAAGAATATCGTCGTACAGCTTTCGCAAGGCTTGCATGCCCGTCCTGCGGCTACGTTCGTAAAGGTCGCGACTTCGTTTGCGAGCGAGATCAAGCTGTTGAAAAAAGAAAAGACGGTAAATGGCAAAAGCATCATGGGCATTATGGCAGCGGCGATCGGCAAAGGTGAAGAAATCACGCTGATCGCGGACGGATTGGATGAAAACGAAGCCATCGCCGCTCTGGAAAAGGTGCTGACGGCTCAAGACTAG
- the ptsP gene encoding phosphoenolpyruvate--protein phosphotransferase, with product MSQKIVGVKASTGIAIGKAFLLATPEWEIQKTSVENTIEEIKRFEGALDKAKADLQGIAQRVEAEMGADKAEIFKAHLLVLEDPELVDTIKTKIEQDRVNAESALDEVANGFILLFEQMDNEYMKERAADIRDVTKRVMSYLLGIEFATPAQLTEEVIVVAEDLTPSDTAQLDRRFVKGFVTDIGGRTSHSAIMARSLEIPAVVGTREVTKAARQSSLMILDGHEGIVILDPSEDEIARYRQKKAEYDAHKAELAKLVTQQTVTADGHHVELAANIGSTQDLAGVLENGAEGVGLFRTEFLYMGREDFPTEEEQFQAYRQVLEQMEGKPVVIRTLDIGGDKHLSYLDMPHEMNPFLGFRAIRLCLDNQELFRTQLRALLRASVHGNLKIMFPMIATLEEFRQAKAILEEEKKGLQASGTAVSDQVEVGIMIEIPAAAMMADQFAKEVDFFSIGTNDLIQYTMAADRMNERVAYLYQPYHPAVLRLIHQVIQAAHAQGKWVGMCGEMAGDPVAIPILLGMGLDEFSMSAASILPARQLLGRMSREEAAKHTNTVLSMSSSHQVEEFVQRTFG from the coding sequence ATGTCCCAAAAAATCGTAGGTGTGAAGGCTTCTACGGGCATTGCCATCGGAAAGGCATTTTTGCTCGCAACCCCGGAATGGGAGATTCAAAAGACCTCTGTCGAAAATACGATAGAGGAAATCAAACGGTTCGAGGGCGCGCTGGATAAGGCGAAGGCCGATTTGCAAGGAATCGCTCAGCGCGTGGAAGCGGAAATGGGAGCGGACAAGGCGGAAATTTTCAAAGCCCATCTGCTCGTGCTGGAAGACCCTGAGCTGGTCGACACGATCAAGACCAAGATCGAGCAGGACCGGGTGAATGCCGAGAGCGCTCTGGATGAAGTGGCCAACGGATTTATCCTGCTTTTTGAACAAATGGACAACGAATACATGAAAGAGCGGGCCGCCGACATTCGCGATGTGACCAAGCGCGTCATGTCGTACCTCCTGGGGATCGAGTTCGCGACCCCCGCACAGCTGACGGAGGAAGTCATCGTGGTCGCCGAAGACTTGACGCCTTCGGACACGGCCCAGCTGGACCGGCGTTTTGTAAAAGGATTTGTGACCGATATCGGCGGTCGCACGTCACACTCGGCCATCATGGCTCGTTCTCTGGAGATTCCCGCCGTCGTCGGTACGAGAGAAGTGACGAAAGCGGCCCGGCAGTCGTCCCTGATGATTCTGGACGGGCATGAAGGGATTGTCATTCTCGACCCGAGCGAAGACGAGATTGCCCGTTACCGGCAAAAGAAAGCGGAATACGATGCGCATAAGGCAGAGCTGGCGAAGCTGGTCACGCAACAGACTGTAACGGCGGACGGCCATCATGTAGAGCTCGCAGCCAATATCGGAAGCACGCAAGATTTGGCGGGTGTGCTTGAAAACGGAGCGGAAGGCGTGGGCCTGTTCCGTACCGAATTTCTGTACATGGGGCGCGAGGATTTTCCGACGGAAGAAGAGCAGTTTCAAGCGTATCGGCAGGTGCTGGAGCAAATGGAAGGAAAGCCGGTCGTCATTCGCACCCTCGACATCGGGGGCGACAAGCATTTGTCTTACCTGGATATGCCGCACGAGATGAACCCTTTCCTCGGCTTCCGGGCCATCCGGCTTTGCCTGGACAATCAGGAGCTGTTCCGTACGCAGCTGCGCGCCTTGCTGCGGGCCAGCGTGCACGGCAATCTGAAAATCATGTTCCCGATGATTGCCACCTTGGAGGAATTCCGGCAGGCGAAGGCGATCCTGGAGGAAGAGAAAAAAGGATTGCAGGCTAGCGGTACGGCTGTTTCCGATCAAGTAGAAGTAGGGATCATGATCGAGATTCCGGCTGCGGCCATGATGGCTGACCAGTTCGCCAAGGAAGTGGACTTTTTCAGCATTGGAACCAATGACCTGATTCAGTATACAATGGCAGCAGACCGAATGAACGAGCGGGTAGCGTATTTGTACCAGCCGTACCATCCGGCCGTCCTGCGGCTCATTCACCAGGTGATCCAAGCCGCTCACGCCCAAGGCAAATGGGTCGGAATGTGCGGGGAAATGGCGGGCGATCCGGTGGCAATCCCGATTCTCCTGGGGATGGGGCTGGATGAGTTCAGCATGAGCGCCGCAAGCATTTTGCCCGCTCGTCAGCTGCTTGGCCGCATGAGCAGGGAAGAAGCGGCAAAACATACAAATACCGTTTTATCCATGAGTTCTTCCCACCAAGTGGAGGAGTTTGTCCAACGTACATTTGGATAA
- the eutL gene encoding ethanolamine utilization microcompartment protein EutL, whose amino-acid sequence MEKPIRATPLAVRLIPNVDSQFAEKLNLPSHIRSLGLLTSTIDDVGYTAVDEATKKAAVEVVYAKSFYAGSGHASGPLSGEFIGIIGGATPSEVQSGLDAAVAFMESGACFYSLNAEGTHAYYAHVVSRTGSYLSQVAGIPEGEPLAYLIAPPLEAMYGIDAALKAADVQMKQFFGPPTETNFGGALLTGSQSACKAAADAFADAVRSVAVQPVKLT is encoded by the coding sequence ATGGAAAAACCGATTCGAGCGACGCCGCTGGCGGTCCGGCTGATCCCAAACGTCGATTCTCAGTTTGCGGAAAAGCTGAATCTTCCCTCCCATATCCGCAGCCTGGGGCTGTTGACCTCCACCATCGATGATGTGGGGTACACGGCCGTCGACGAAGCGACCAAGAAGGCAGCGGTGGAAGTCGTGTACGCCAAGTCGTTTTATGCTGGATCAGGACACGCGTCAGGTCCGTTGTCGGGGGAATTCATTGGGATCATCGGAGGAGCCACGCCATCAGAGGTACAGAGCGGACTCGATGCTGCGGTGGCATTTATGGAGAGTGGAGCCTGCTTTTACTCGTTGAATGCAGAAGGGACCCACGCCTATTACGCCCATGTCGTGTCGCGGACCGGCAGCTATTTGTCCCAGGTGGCCGGGATTCCTGAGGGAGAGCCGCTCGCTTATTTGATCGCCCCGCCGCTGGAGGCGATGTACGGGATCGACGCAGCCCTCAAGGCGGCGGATGTGCAAATGAAGCAGTTTTTTGGACCGCCGACCGAAACCAACTTCGGGGGAGCGCTGCTGACCGGCAGCCAGTCGGCATGCAAGGCAGCGGCCGACGCATTCGCGGATGCGGTGAGAAGTGTGGCCGTCCAACCAGTAAAACTAACGTAG
- a CDS encoding putative sulfate exporter family transporter — translation MSVEGSAGAVKSGPKAPPLTLWLGGVAFTFLIALLGYGLSKVPGFDRVGPLACAILIAVAYRQFWGYPEAIRPGIQFSAKRLLRLAIILYGLKLNIDVVLHQGLGLLVYDVGVIAFSIGLTVLLAKWLKAEPSLSLMLGVGTGVCGAAAIAAVSPIIQAKEEDTAIGVGIIALVGTVFSILYTVLRPYLPLTPVEYGMWSGISLHEIAHVALAGAPAGQDGLAIALLAKLGRVLLLVPLCFLLMYWMKRSGKVQGGAKIEFPWFLIGFLVMSLLGSYVLGSVIPVSESFQTGVSNVTTFVLTMAMVGLGLNVNLRALRSKAARPLLAMSITSVLLSVLSFLLI, via the coding sequence ATGTCGGTGGAAGGCAGCGCCGGGGCTGTGAAATCCGGGCCCAAGGCACCACCGCTGACCTTATGGTTAGGCGGTGTCGCATTTACCTTTCTGATTGCCCTGCTCGGCTACGGCCTATCCAAAGTGCCTGGCTTTGACCGCGTGGGACCCCTCGCCTGCGCCATTCTGATCGCCGTCGCCTATCGGCAGTTTTGGGGCTATCCCGAAGCCATACGTCCCGGCATCCAGTTTTCCGCCAAACGATTGCTTCGTCTTGCTATCATCCTGTACGGATTAAAGCTCAACATCGATGTGGTGCTCCATCAAGGCCTCGGCCTGCTCGTCTACGATGTCGGTGTGATTGCCTTCTCGATTGGGCTCACCGTCTTATTGGCCAAATGGCTGAAAGCGGAGCCGTCGCTTTCCCTGATGCTGGGCGTGGGTACAGGCGTATGCGGCGCCGCAGCAATCGCAGCAGTCTCCCCGATCATTCAGGCCAAGGAAGAGGATACGGCGATCGGCGTCGGAATCATTGCGCTGGTCGGGACGGTCTTCTCCATCCTGTACACCGTGCTTCGCCCTTATCTGCCGCTCACTCCCGTCGAGTACGGCATGTGGTCGGGGATCAGCCTGCACGAGATCGCCCACGTGGCTCTGGCAGGGGCTCCCGCTGGACAAGACGGGCTGGCCATCGCCCTGCTGGCAAAGCTGGGACGCGTCCTGCTGCTTGTGCCGCTCTGTTTTCTGCTCATGTACTGGATGAAGCGAAGCGGAAAAGTGCAGGGCGGCGCCAAGATCGAATTCCCGTGGTTTTTGATCGGCTTTTTGGTTATGAGTCTGCTCGGCAGCTACGTGCTTGGATCGGTCATTCCCGTTTCCGAAAGCTTTCAGACCGGGGTCTCCAATGTCACTACCTTCGTGCTGACGATGGCGATGGTCGGACTCGGACTGAACGTCAACCTGCGCGCATTGCGCAGCAAAGCAGCCCGTCCGCTCCTGGCCATGTCGATTACATCCGTGCTGCTCTCCGTCCTTTCCTTCTTGCTCATCTAG
- a CDS encoding sulfatase-like hydrolase/transferase has protein sequence MPARLLRKRPNILLILVDEERYPPVYEGAAIKAWSQRQLQAHRFLRSHGLDFKSHYVSSTACCPSRATLFTGQYPSLHGVSQTSGAAKRPADSDMFWLDPNTVPTMGNYFRAAGYRTYYKGKWHFSNPDIHVPGTHLSIPTYQMGTGIPDPRLEQLYRNAERLEGYGFSEWIGPEPVGAAPHNSGSSAARGINGRDVIYGSEVVQLIQRLEHEQSQHTRDPQPWLIVASFVNPHDITLYGDVTETLPIFRFHVDESVPDVEPPPTQRETLRTKPRCQASYRDVYPQAFQPISDNAFYRRLYYQLQKNADQQIVRILQALFASSFYRDTIIVFTSDHGDLLGAHGNLHQKWYCAYEEMIHVPLIIHNPVLFPETRTTSELTCHVDLLPSLLGLIGADPAELRAELEQTHSEARHLVGRDLSPLILGTGTPERSGEPLYFMTDDDVTKGQHQVSLLGQPYHSVIPPNRVETVIAALRLDQQKTIWKYSRYYTCDGDDDSSAPPDEFELYNLTDDPLEVFNLASPVYSSPKTEPVRQRMAALLEEQRRLKRLTPKHGSHYLDLLGDE, from the coding sequence ATGCCTGCACGTCTGCTGCGGAAGCGTCCCAATATCTTGTTGATTCTCGTCGATGAGGAGCGCTATCCGCCCGTATATGAAGGGGCCGCCATCAAAGCCTGGAGCCAAAGGCAGCTTCAGGCGCATCGTTTCCTGCGCAGCCACGGCCTGGACTTCAAGAGCCACTACGTCTCTTCCACAGCCTGCTGCCCGAGCCGCGCCACTTTGTTTACGGGACAATACCCGTCTTTGCACGGAGTTTCGCAGACGAGCGGCGCAGCCAAAAGGCCGGCTGACAGCGACATGTTTTGGCTGGACCCAAATACCGTGCCCACCATGGGGAACTACTTCCGGGCTGCGGGCTACCGCACCTATTACAAAGGAAAATGGCACTTCTCCAATCCCGACATCCACGTCCCGGGGACTCATCTGTCCATCCCCACTTACCAGATGGGAACCGGCATTCCGGATCCCCGGCTGGAGCAGCTGTACCGGAACGCCGAGAGATTGGAAGGCTACGGCTTTTCCGAGTGGATTGGACCTGAGCCGGTGGGAGCCGCTCCGCACAACTCCGGCTCTTCGGCGGCAAGAGGAATCAACGGCCGCGACGTCATCTACGGGTCCGAAGTCGTTCAGCTGATCCAGAGACTCGAACACGAGCAAAGCCAGCATACCCGGGATCCACAGCCATGGCTGATCGTCGCCTCCTTCGTCAATCCGCACGACATCACCTTGTACGGGGACGTCACCGAGACCTTGCCCATCTTTCGGTTTCACGTAGACGAATCCGTTCCGGACGTGGAGCCGCCTCCCACCCAGCGAGAGACCCTTCGAACCAAGCCTCGCTGCCAGGCAAGCTATCGGGACGTGTATCCCCAGGCCTTTCAGCCGATTTCGGACAACGCCTTCTACCGGCGTCTCTACTACCAGCTGCAAAAAAATGCGGATCAGCAAATCGTGCGGATTCTTCAAGCACTTTTTGCCTCTTCCTTCTATCGCGATACCATCATCGTATTTACCTCCGATCACGGCGACTTGCTCGGAGCGCACGGCAATTTGCATCAGAAGTGGTATTGCGCCTACGAAGAAATGATTCACGTCCCGCTAATCATCCACAACCCGGTGTTGTTTCCGGAAACCCGAACCACGTCTGAGCTCACCTGCCATGTCGACCTTCTCCCGAGCTTGCTGGGGCTGATCGGAGCCGATCCTGCCGAGCTCAGGGCAGAGCTGGAACAAACTCACAGCGAAGCGAGACATCTGGTGGGGCGGGATTTATCACCGCTGATCCTAGGCACCGGAACACCGGAGCGGTCCGGAGAGCCACTCTACTTCATGACGGACGACGATGTGACCAAAGGCCAGCACCAGGTCAGCCTGCTCGGCCAACCTTACCATTCCGTCATTCCGCCGAACCGGGTGGAGACGGTCATCGCTGCTTTGCGCCTGGACCAGCAGAAAACGATCTGGAAGTATTCCCGTTACTACACGTGCGATGGGGACGACGACAGTTCGGCTCCCCCCGATGAATTCGAACTGTACAATTTGACAGACGATCCCCTGGAGGTATTCAATCTCGCTTCGCCGGTCTACTCCTCCCCCAAGACTGAGCCTGTCCGCCAACGGATGGCGGCCTTGCTGGAAGAGCAGCGAAGGCTGAAGCGGCTGACACCGAAGCATGGAAGCCACTACCTTGATCTGCTCGGGGACGAATGA
- a CDS encoding LysR family transcriptional regulator, with product MDQQLLVFVTVADRQNFSRAAEELHMTQPAVSQYISSLERMIGTKLLERSNKYVRLNKAGEIVYHHAREILGLYTRMQSLVDDLMNTPSGTLTIGASYTYGEYVLPHVVALMRQYYPAITPTITIHNSTVIAEQVANRQLDVGIVEGEYIDEKMCIEPFADDRMYLIASPNHRLAGKENVSVSDLEGETWIVREAGSGTREAIEKMFRQLQIVPARRMEFGSTQVIKESVEAGLGISLLSYWAIRKERKLGTLSTLKVPGTPVTRNFSLLTKANEFHTKALDIFMDLIRAHLPEGAHA from the coding sequence ATGGACCAGCAATTGCTCGTGTTTGTCACTGTCGCGGATCGGCAAAACTTTTCGCGGGCGGCAGAGGAGCTGCACATGACGCAGCCCGCCGTCAGCCAGTACATCTCGTCATTGGAGCGGATGATCGGGACCAAGCTGCTGGAGCGCAGCAACAAGTACGTCCGGCTGAACAAGGCGGGTGAGATCGTCTACCACCACGCAAGGGAAATTCTCGGCTTGTACACCCGGATGCAGAGTCTGGTCGACGATTTGATGAATACCCCGAGTGGCACCTTGACTATCGGAGCCAGCTATACGTACGGGGAATACGTCTTGCCGCACGTCGTCGCGTTGATGAGGCAATACTACCCCGCCATCACTCCGACGATCACCATTCACAACTCCACGGTCATCGCGGAACAGGTCGCCAACCGCCAATTGGACGTAGGGATCGTGGAAGGCGAGTATATCGACGAAAAGATGTGCATCGAGCCTTTCGCAGACGACCGGATGTACTTGATTGCGTCTCCGAACCACCGGCTCGCCGGAAAGGAAAACGTCTCCGTCTCCGATCTGGAGGGAGAGACGTGGATCGTAAGGGAAGCGGGCTCCGGGACTCGGGAGGCCATCGAAAAAATGTTTCGCCAACTGCAGATCGTTCCGGCGAGACGGATGGAATTCGGAAGCACCCAGGTCATCAAGGAATCGGTGGAGGCAGGCCTCGGCATCAGCCTGCTGTCGTACTGGGCCATCCGCAAAGAACGCAAACTGGGCACGCTGAGTACACTCAAGGTGCCCGGCACTCCGGTCACCCGCAACTTTTCTCTGCTGACGAAAGCTAACGAGTTTCATACCAAAGCATTGGATATTTTCATGGATCTCATACGTGCGCATTTGCCGGAAGGAGCGCATGCGTAA